The Oryza sativa Japonica Group chromosome 11, ASM3414082v1 DNA window tgtcacacaactggtgtctggtgcttcattcactcgggagcttgagataccaatgtcctgacttctgaccttattgcctttctcattgtcagccatctgttgcaaaggtttggagagggagagagggaaaacaaaggggagagacagattagaaactaaggataggaccttaacagatctaagtcttttgctgttatgatgtatgttaggcttattctgcaagttgattaagcaaacaacctagcatggtcacatcacaacccaccgatgcaaaccacacactacacacacaagcaaggaaacacacgactaacgactctaccctagagggtggcttaggttctgtgaCGGGTtctcaagatcttcactcctgctttacagctggcttcactgcttcctccacttcgctagcggatcctgcagtcttccggagcttcggcaaacaactgacgatgtcttcttcttcactgacctgaccatctagtactagttgaaatccgaagaaggaagaagggagtaaaccttttgcaaatagcattaggggaaggagaaaaaaggaactttcgcaaatagttttatttataaaatatgtccttaggttttatccacttggcttatcctacagtcgagatggctctgataccagcttgtcgcgaccgagaaaattgccttttcccgaacgctagtgtattaatccccgtcccaggaaaagccggggtacaccatacaaacatgatataaaagacacatctttattatatcgataatatttacattattacaaaggcacttaagtcctgacaatcaaaataaacagcagcggactagcgggcctacggctccatcttcacaggcgctcaactggggtataagccaagactccacctaagacttcttctccaaagcttctcttgctgaaggggggagaaagatagagcaagaatgagtacaaccacagtactcagcaagccacaccggcagatgcacgactaatgcaagggggtacaaggggtaatgatataggggttaagttttgcagaaaacagcatttaaaagtcacttagttgcccaaagccattttaaaaagacgatcctagagctacacagtattattaatcaaggccgtgaaccctcacgaacctgccttaacccaaggcctacgatgattcagaccgaactggcaacccgaccctgggtcccagctcgtcccaagccaacccaggccaaccattccacattttagttgttgagcaaattttaagaattaaaacactaacttgggtacattgctcggcttgcccataaccgagggcgcggctattcgaatagattatactctgatcagaggtgtacatctttacccacaagacacatcttcctcacgtgtaaccacgtgccacataccaccacggtatacggacggaagacgtgacatagttcccaacccatcctagccataaacaagagtaccgacccaaccccacctacggccggaacctccgggacaggtaggcaggattgagcccctagcagcaggacaccagccctgtgccatgacatctcgtctaccgggccgcagctcgtgtagccttcatttgtcctagagatgtccatcgacccccgacttcgtccatctccatccgtgtacttttgtttataaccagactgagccacaaactaagccttacccactagacatgtggaagtacggtagtgctttgcaacagaggcccgagcttaatccttatagtacccgaggtacgactagcaaaacccaaccacgcacctcgagcccagcctaaaaccattttgggggttttgaatagagggggaggtgtgtgtccaattccacaataaaccaacaattccaaagtgtccaggtgatatgaatatcccaaagtctagagttgtaaaaccgcctaatgttacctaattaatcagcgaagcatctacctaaaattatactagtggtactatgagtagagtgtccactagttggggttttgtttaatctagggtgaacaaggtaataataacaataacaataataataaggtcataacaaaggtggataggcatggctagataaaacagtgataacgcgggaatttaaataaagcgataatgcaataatttaaagcaacataattttataaactgggattcaatatgttcaaggatgatgtgacttgccttgctcgctttcccaaacgtcggcttcaacttccacgaagagcggatcttccgaagctgcagcgtctacacgaccaacggaaaagaaacggcttttactctaataaactccctataacaagcagaaacaaagcacaaaaatgggttcttgacttcttaaggaaaaattagagacttgaacggtccaattccgagttcaaatggccaagatatggccatttgaagtttatatgctctttaaatggatatttgcgaatttcttcatttaaattttaatttaaaaatcggatttattgcgtcagccgaggggaggggcgcgcggaccgggtccacgggagtggggcccacgcggcagcctcacggtccacggtggaccgggtgcacgcagcttgcgccggccggcgccgtgggtcccacgcgtcagccgcacccgagggcgcgggcggctgacggccgggccccacatggcagccgcggggcgcgcccgaaggcggcctcgccggcacagccgacgaaaggcgacgcgcccgcgccccgatggtcgccggcggcgacctccggcgcgacggagcggcgcccgagagaggggagggaagggggaagcgaaatggcggtcctcggctcaccccgggtcgacggcgacgacggaaacggcgaccgaagtggagagaggcggcggcgcggctcgggtcgacgaggacggcggcgttccggcggtcggcgggcgaaacgaaggggtggacgaggtcggcgaggacgcggcgaagccaaaggaggcgatgccgaagcgggaggaggtccggggcgacgacggcggcggaccgaagctcggcggcgatggcggagagagaggacgacggtgcgagctcgattccgacggggagagagagcggcgagcggcggaaacggaggagggaggcacggggagcgtttatatagtgttgggagtgagagagggcggccggaggggaaggaaaccggcgcggcgatctcggctccatcaatgacgccggcgaagtttgcgggaggatttccaaacgaatccgagagagagagagagagggaaaagtgggggggaaagagggagggaatcacggggagtgatttccccctctttattgcgcgcgggggcggcgggatgcggcggaatccgcggcggcggcggcgctagggcacgggcgaggcggcgggagcggcgggaggacagggatgacaggtgggccccacccgtcagcgagggtggcgggcgggcccgcccgtcagcggcacgcgcgcggggaggaggccgattgggccgcgggggagaggagagagagggagggaggtgggccgagccggcccaagaggggaagggggggaaaaagactttttagggtttttctttttataaactcattttaactttgtttatttcttaataattattatttgtgctctgaaaattccactaaaatttgagggctcctttttgaccaaggagaatttaacaaaaattctccgggccacatttgaatttttcttgcacgtattttaatgtttgccaatttcttttcgaattttaattaattctattattccttttagcgaatgatttttaattcgggatgaatttatcaggacgtgacatcaGGGAAGAGAATGACCCGGTAAGGGAGGAAGTACATGCAGAGGAGAATGTGCCGTTAAGGGAAGAAGTACATGTAGAGGACAATGTGCCGTTAAGGGAGGAAGTTAATGTGGAGGAGAATGTGCAGAGGACAATGTGCCGTTAAGGGAGGAAGTTAATGTGGAGGAGAATGTGCCggtaagagaggaaggagatgttGAGGATGGTCGGGAGGTAGGAGATGATGTGGAGTTGCCTGAGGAAGAAGCGAATGCTAAGAATGTAAGTATGGGCCTAAGGGAGTTGGCTAGGCTGAAATTCTATACCCGAGAGGAGTGTGAGGAGGCTATGATACGCAGTGGATTGAACCCAGGCTGGTTGGAGTATGATACAGAGGATGAATTGGATGAGTCCGCTTCCGACTCCGATGATGATCGTCCAGTGCGTAAGGACTGTGTTTGCGAAACTGGTGGGTAGAAACCCGGAAATAACACAATTCGAGGATCTTACCAGATCTGGGCTAGCAATTGCTGATGGGGATCCACAATATGACGGTGCCTTCGAACCAATGTGTGATGAACCAAGGAAGGGGTTGGAGTTTCGATCGATGGATGATCTGAAAATATGGCTACAGAGTTATTCTATCCGTGTCCACCGGCCGTACCATGTGAAGGAATCTAACGCGTCAGTAAAGTATACTGTGGCTTGTCTCGATCGCCATTGCAAATGGCAGATTAATGCAAGGAAGAGTGGAGGAGATAGGTGGCGGGTGACTAGGGTGGGCGAAGACCACACATGCTGTAGTGCGGAAGTAACCGGCAAGCATTTGCAACTTACTTCAAGGTTTATTGGAAACAAGTTACAGGCATTTGTGCGAGTTGAACCAACTTTATCTCCAGCAGCGATTGTCGAGGCAGTTGAGCAAATATGGCACTATCGGCCTACGTATGGCAAAGCATGGCGTGCTAAGCAAGTTGCTATGAAGGTCATTTGGGGAGATTGGGACGAGGCGTATGTTCGCTTGCCTACACTGATGCGTGCCATCAAAGCAAAGAACCCTACCATGCATTTCCGTGTTGAGGCTCATCCCGAGAAGTCCAGGATGGTGGATGGAGTACAGAGGCGAGTATTTGGACGTGCATATTGGATATTTGGCCAGTCCATAGAAGCATTCAAGCACTTGAGGCCGGTGCTAGCAATTGATGGCACTTTCTTAACCGGTAAATACCAAGGTACATTGCTCACGGCAATAGGGGTCGACGCCGGGTTACATCTTGTTCCCTTGGCGTTTGCTCTGGTAGAGAAGGAGAATACATCCAACTGGGAGTGGTTCATCAACATGTTGAGAAACAAGTTGATCGGTCCTAATAGAGAAGTGTGTATAATTTCTGATAGACACCCTGGCATTTTGAACTCCATCATCCACATCATGCCTCATCACCTAACCATTCACCACAGGTGGTGCATGAGGCACTTCTGTGCTAACTTCTACACAGCTGGAGCTACGACTAATCAGATGAAAGATCTTGAGCGCATATGTCAAATAAATGAGAAAGCATTGTTCCTAGATGAGATAAAACGCCTCATGGGTGTGGTCGGAGAGAGGCCAAAGAAGTGGCTAGAAGACCATATGCCACTTAAGGTCAAATGGGCAAGAGCATTTGATACCAACGGGCGTCGTCATAGCATCATGACTAGTAATATGGCCGAGAGTTTCAATAATGTATTGAGAGGCATTCGGAAACTGCCGGTTACAGCTATTGTGGCATACACATTTTCGAAGTGCAATAGTTGGTTTGTCGATAGACACAAAGAGGCAACTGTAGATATCCTGTGTGGAAAGAAGTGGCCCACAAAAGTTAAGGACATGTTGGAGGAGCAGCAAAGACGAACCTTGGGGCAAAGAGCAGCATGTTTTGATTTCCCTTCAATGAAGTATGAGGTCAGCGAGCAAGGCGGAGTCACGGCGGCTGGGGTTCAATGGGGTGGACGTCACTACGTCGTGGTTGCGAGAGATAACACATGTAGTTGTCAGTTCCCTCAGCTCCATCACTTGCCATGCTCCCACATGATAACCGTTTGTAAGTTGTGAGGTTTGGATGTGGAGGTGGCCCCCCGAATGTGTTATGAAGCTTCCAATAAGGCTGTGCAGGACTCGTACTCCCCTAGGTTTGAACCTTACCTAGATCCATCGCAGTGGCCAAGTTATGATGGAGAGTTCTTCGTGCCCGATTTGTCGTTAAAGAACAAcacacgaggaagaagaaggacaagaAGGTTCAAGAACGATATGGACAAAGCATACAAAGGCTCAGCCAACCGACGGTCACAAAAGCCGAACAATACAAATTCAGAGCCAGTCATGCAAAATAGATGCTCGCTATGCCACGAACTAGGCCATAAGAAAACTAGGTGCCCGAAGCGAGACAAGTCTAAGGATCGACCGAAAAAGCGCCGTAGGACGGGGGGAGGTGGTGAGGGTAGCACACAGGTGGGATTGGATGACATTCATTTGCTAAGTTCATATTGTTGCTTCAATGTTTACTTTCTATTGTCCTCCTTTCCATTCTCATTGTGATTTTtccatttaatattttttcaattaCTAATTATTCCATTTTCATTTGCAGGATGGAGTACTTTCCGGGGTTGGAGGATTTCTACGAGGAGAAGCACCGGGCCCCACAGATTGCCAGCGGAGAGGTTAGCATCAACaatattccattttttttatgatcgaatttattttttcttctttgatttTAGTTTGTACAGATAGATCATCCATCATAGAGATATCTCAAATCAAAGTTCAGGAGCCTCAAAGCAGAGCATGTAAACACACAGATcttcttttcagttttcttgCTCAATCCCAAAATTAAAGTTCCTAGTTGCATGATGTATTTTCCACAACCCTTGTATATGATATATTGTCGCTAACTTTATGTTATTATGTTTGTCTATTGATGCAGCGCTTGAAGACCCTTCGAGTCAGAGGTCACACGGCGCACATACTGTTCGACGACCGGTACGTCCCGTACCTACGGCGGGCGAAGCTCTTGGCGTTCGTGACCATGGCGCAGCGACCGGTGCCTCTGTACAACGCCGCTGCTCTGACGGCCCTAGTGGACCGGTGGCGTCCAGAGACACACACCTTCCACCTACCGTGCGGGGAGCTGACGGTCACTTTGGAGGACGTCGCCATGATCCTGGGTCTTCCTATCCGGGGTCAGGCGGTCACAGGTGACACAGCGTCAGGGAATTACTAACGAGTCTTCGTAttcatttgttaatttttttgcaaTTACTAATGATTCCATTTAATTTCCGGTTACAGGTGACACAGCGTCGGGGAACTGGAGGGAGAGGGTCGAGGAGTACCTTGGTCTGGAGCCTCCAGTGGCACCTGATGGTCAGAGGCAGACGAAGACATCAGGGGTTCCTTCGAGTTGGTTGCGAGCCAACTTCGGTCAGTGTCCCGCTGAGGCAGACGAGGCTACAGTACAGCGATACTGCAGGGCGTACGTGCTGTACATCTTTGGCAGTATTCTGTTCCCTGACTCTGGTGGAGACATGGCTTCTTGGATGTGGCTGCCGTTGCTCGCGGACTGGGACGAGGCGGGTACCTTCAGCTGGGGGTCGGCTGCCCTAGCCTGGTTGTACCGGCAACTCTGTGATGCTTGCCGAAGGCAAGGCGGGGACGCGAACCTAGCAGgctgtgtttggttgctacagGTAAGTTCACGCATGTTATGTTTCATAACATTTCAATTTCTTGCTAACATGTTGGAAGCTAACGTATGTGACACAGGTTTGGATGTGGATGAGGCTTCCAGTTGGTCGGCCCATGTGGAGGACCCATCAGGCTTGGCCGCACCAGGATGCAGACCGACGTCCCACTGTAGCTCACCTGTGGGAATCGGTCCCATCTCCAGTAGTAGGCCGCAGGAATTTGGCGTACTACCACTACACAAACGAGATGGACTACCTACAGCCAGAACATGTAAGCTATTCGGGGTTCTATCACACATGAAGATGGTTTCTTACTATATAGTACTAAATGTGCTTCaatgtgttttatttttgttgctgcAGGTGGTGTGGATGCCATATCAGGCACAGGAAGTGCTCGAGCTAGAACTGAATCCCATGTGCCATATAGAGGATGCGTTGAAGACCCTACGGTGCCCACTGATCTGCTTCTATGCAGTGGAGTTCCAGATGTGCCACCGCGTGATGCGGCAATTCGGGAGGCTTCAAACAATCCCGCACCATTTCTCCACGAGTATCGACCTACACAAGTTAGTAATTTCACTTAACAATTTATTTTGCTTGCCCAATCAGTCACTTCAACATTTACTACATATTTGAGTTGGACATTTTGCATACGTGCAGGGTGGACCGTCGGAAGAACAAGAAGGTGACTGATTGGGCTTACTACCATCAGGATCATATCACGCAATGGGAGAAGTTCGAGGAGAATGGAGTACCAGACCAGGGTCAGCACAACGGGACGGAGTTCGACTTGTACTTGGCGTGGCTCCACAGGACCTACCGTCTTGTCCTTCGTCCGGCTTGGACACTAGCCGACATAGCGGATGACCCCGAGGATGTTGAGGAGCAGAACGAGTACGATACTCGTACCCGTCTAGGTACCACGGTCGAGACGGGACCTGTTCGCGACAGAGTGGTTAGTTTCTAGCATTAATGTTGTATATTATTTCATTTCAATGCCATATATGTTGTGACTTACTTCATTTCAATCCTACAGGCTCGAGAGCTCTTGCGGACCGTCAACGACGCGGGAGTGGCGCTAGGCACGGCTCCTGGCTCCGAAGGAGAGGGCGGCACCCTCCGCAACGCCCTACAGGTAATCGTTGGAAAGAGATGAAACTACGGTGTTTTCTTCCAAAAGCGATAACTTAACATGGATTATTTTTTATGCAGAGACTACGGCAGCGATGTCGGAAGTTGGCAGCAAGGCTCGGCTGCAGGTCGACTGATGTGGTCGAACATGCTCATGCCCACCAAGAGGGggatgaagaaggggaggtgggtgacgaggagggcgagcaagacaaagaggcggaggaaggagatgaggaggaagaaggggatgaggaCAGAGAAGAGGAGGCGGATGAGCTCGGTCCCTCGCAGCTAGAGGACGCACCAGAGTCGTCACAGCCGGATATCTCGCAGCCCGGCCCGTCTCGACCACGACGCCGGCGGGCTCCTTCGCAGGACTGGAGGTACACCCCCGACGTGCCTCGTCCTCGCactagaggtaggaggaggtgagtgcatggttcaatggatggatggatagatggatggacTTGATGCATGGTTCGATGGATGTATGGACTGGATGTATGGACTCGACTGGATGTATAGACGAGGATCGATGGgatgtttttatttcttatatatatggacttcatatatggatgtattgatggattctatggatgtatggaatgatgttgggattgatggatggatgtatgTTTTGTATGGTTCTCTGGATATATTACTGCCTGTAAATTTCTGTGATTTGATGTTTGCCTGTGTTGTGTGCAAAGTTTTGCTAAAGTTTAGCAGGGCTGGGACGTCAGCGCCATGCTAAATGGCGCTGACATGTCCAAACTCAGCGCTAGtgcacctggcgctgaggtcccagcccagccatccagaaggcttgctgggctgggccacggccgaaacggccaagtccaacctcagcgccaggtgggctggcgctgagtttcccacagtggcgctgaggtcccagcccgcaagccatccagaaggctcgAAACGGCCAAggcccacctcagcgccaggtggcGCTGAGTGTCTCAcggtcagcgccattatggaTGGCGttgaggtcccagcccgcaagccatccagaaggctcgAAACGGCCAAggcccacctcagcgccaggtggactggcgctgagtgtcccacggtcagcgccattatggctggcgctgaggtcccagcccgcaagccatccagcaggcttgctggtctgggccttgggggttgcggccaagtcccacctcagcgccaggtgggctGGCGCTGAGTGTCCCACGGTCCGCGCCATTATGGCTAGCGCTGAGGTCcaagcccgcaagccatccagaaggcttgctggtttgggccttgggggttgcggccaagtcccacctcagcgccagtccggttggcgctgaggtagctgccacgtcaaCTGGGGATCGGCCtggccgccacggtggcacaatgtcagcgccagtcccgttggcgctgacacggccaacatcagcgccaatgtgtttggcgctgaggcgacgacctatttttggttgaagtttttggcaggggttagtttcgaaataagttttccaaaagggtcaatttgtcaaaaaaaggGTAAAAATGCTGAACATATTAGTACCGTCTGGAGAGACCAACCGATATATGTATTGATCTTTAGCACTAATTGGTGACACCAACTGGTACTAAAGATAATATTTGCCTTTTTATGCCTTCTTTCTTCTCTAGCCCGAGCCATTGGTACCAAGCTAGAGAAGGAAGCTAAGAGATGTGCTGCCAAAATTTTTGATGAAAgtattttggtaatattacaCAAATCAAAGGAATCTAAAAGGCTATAAACTTCATCCTCTATTGATGTATGGTTAACTTATTGCATTTCTAGCCATGTTTCTATCGTCATTCTCTCTCAAAAATATATGGAAAAAGATGAGAGATAATAAGCATACTTCGTAATTTTGGAGACATTGGATACGAATGTAAAAGAAGAGGCAACAAAGGAAAATTATATTAAATGAAGgaaaaaggaatagaaaaatagggaaaatagtagaaaataatagaaaatgaAGGAGATATAATGGAAAACATGAAGGAAAAACAAATAGATAGTAGAAAAGTTAGTGTGGCATTGTATggaaaataggaaaaaaactatggcaatagtaaaaaaataaatgaaatctAACTGTGGTTAGCAATACTCTTCATCCACTCAACTTTTGAGTTTATGATATTGTAACGTCCTGCCttccccaggccgggcccgcttacatctgatagctttcataggtcatagactgccctcacagactaacacatgtcttttctgcacactttgtcctcactcgtgtgcacccgggaagaattcccccaggccgggcccgcttacatctgatagctttcataggtcatagactgctcTCACAGActaacacatgtcttttctgcacactttgtcctcactcgtgtgcacccgggaaatgtcttttctgcacactttgtcctcactcgtgtgcacccgggaagaatttcccggtcggtcacccatcccaaattgctccaggccaagcacgcttaaccctggagttctttggagattggctgccggaaaagaagttgcaacttgttgatatgaatattctattaatcctattaagccctaggccggaatgttacaccctcacccccttaagagagatcgacgcccccgtcgatcaaccctaggccaggaacgtcctctcttggccacgtccatgtgtccagtgccagcgcatgtgccatgctgtgtaaccactcccggtctacactagccatgcgcaccatgcctgcgcaactgcgacacacgcgcccgtgaaaccgcgagagtcggctctgataccatctcttgtcacgccccgaactagtcccgactggaactagcccgtgacgctccaaattaacctgttaatcgataccagtcccaggaaatagtgctggtatcacaggaagacagaatatcacagcaacaga harbors:
- the LOC107279376 gene encoding protein MAIN-LIKE 1-like codes for the protein MKVIWGDWDEAYVRLPTLMRAIKAKNPTMHFRVEAHPEKSRMVDGVQRMEYFPGLEDFYEEKHRAPQIASGERLKTLRVRGHTAHILFDDRYVPYLRRAKLLAFVTMAQRPVPLYNAAALTALVDRWRPETHTFHLPCGELTVTLEDVAMILGLPIRGQAVTGDTASGNWRERVEEYLGLEPPVAPDGQRQTKTSGVPSSWLRANFGQCPAEADEATVQRYCRAYVLYIFGSILFPDSGGDMASWMWLPLLADWDEAGTFSWGSAALAWLYRQLCDACRRQGGDANLAGCVWLLQVWMWMRLPVGRPMWRTHQAWPHQDADRRPTVAHLWESVPSPVVGRRNLAYYHYTNEMDYLQPEHVVWMPYQAQEVLELELNPMCHIEDALKTLRCPLICFYAVEFQMCHRVMRQFGRLQTIPHHFSTSIDLHKVDRRKNKKVTDWAYYHQDHITQWEKFEENGVPDQGQHNGTEFDLYLAWLHRTYRLVLRPAWTLADIADDPEDVEEQNEYDTRTRLGTTVETGPVRDRVARELLRTVNDAGVALGTAPGSEGEGGTLRNALQRLRQRCRKLAARLGCRSTDVVEHAHAHQEGDEEGEVGDEEGEQDKEAEEGDEEEEGDEDREEEADELGPSQLEDAPESSQPDISQPGPSRPRRRRAPSQDWRYTPDVPRPRTRGRRR